The following coding sequences lie in one Treponema socranskii subsp. buccale genomic window:
- a CDS encoding FAD-dependent oxidoreductase, which yields MKKFRIIACISGIVFLAAALSSCGGKKGMAKDGTYTGTAIAHNGPLTVEVDFVKGAITSVAVTQHTETAGVSENAIAKVSEAIVKNNSTNVDSVSGATITSYAIKTAVQNAIEQAGGQPSNYAKEVSKANEGDKTLECDVVVIGAGGGGITAAARAQELGAKVILIEKNGQVGGDTALNAGTLIATGSKFQREQLKETKDSPELAYSDIMRIGKNVNDPVLVSMITKTIGKTVDWLIDDMKVPYNVAATQYPDHSANRQIGVVGRSPAFFAAMQKNFENLGGTLLLETKGESLIFEDGEVKGVTASDKSGAKITIKAASTVIASGGYGANAKLLPNTLTGYMFYGRSTDTGDGFTMAKAIGIDTINLDCVKVYAQGVETTPGRALAATASSTAASNGHGTIYVNTKGVRVVNETGTLAAQTEATVAQSDKILYLLMDEDAYRAYVAKSLEDKLVASESDIDNWYNISNDGKPVIAKSANLDELAKTMGIDARALQTTVATYNDNCAKGADPEFGKKNPVALASGGTYYIVEQRPRFSTTLGGLKADASMQLLSGGKPVKNLYGAGSVVGGANGRDSMTAMMNSWAIGSGRIAGESAAKNAGK from the coding sequence ATGAAAAAATTCCGTATCATTGCCTGTATTTCGGGCATTGTATTTTTAGCGGCGGCCTTATCATCCTGCGGAGGAAAAAAAGGCATGGCGAAAGACGGCACTTATACCGGCACCGCAATCGCCCACAACGGCCCGCTCACCGTCGAAGTCGATTTTGTAAAAGGCGCCATCACGTCGGTAGCCGTAACGCAGCACACTGAAACGGCAGGCGTAAGTGAAAACGCTATCGCAAAAGTTTCCGAAGCGATCGTAAAAAACAATTCTACAAACGTCGATTCCGTAAGCGGCGCGACGATCACTTCTTATGCAATTAAAACGGCCGTACAGAACGCGATCGAACAGGCAGGCGGACAGCCGAGCAATTACGCTAAAGAGGTTTCCAAAGCAAACGAGGGAGACAAAACGCTCGAATGCGATGTCGTCGTCATCGGAGCAGGAGGCGGCGGTATAACCGCGGCTGCACGGGCACAAGAGCTGGGAGCAAAGGTTATCCTCATCGAAAAGAACGGACAGGTAGGCGGCGACACCGCTCTGAATGCGGGCACGCTCATCGCGACCGGTTCGAAATTCCAAAGAGAACAGTTAAAAGAAACCAAAGATTCTCCGGAACTGGCATACAGCGATATCATGCGTATAGGAAAAAACGTAAACGATCCCGTTTTGGTTTCCATGATCACCAAAACCATCGGCAAAACGGTAGACTGGCTCATCGACGACATGAAAGTGCCGTACAACGTTGCCGCAACACAATACCCCGATCATTCGGCTAACCGACAGATCGGCGTTGTAGGACGCTCTCCGGCATTCTTTGCCGCAATGCAAAAAAATTTTGAAAACCTCGGCGGAACATTGCTTTTGGAAACAAAAGGTGAATCCCTCATCTTCGAAGACGGAGAAGTAAAAGGCGTTACGGCAAGCGACAAATCGGGCGCGAAAATTACGATCAAAGCGGCTTCCACCGTTATCGCCTCGGGCGGTTACGGAGCGAACGCGAAGCTTCTTCCGAATACCCTCACGGGGTATATGTTTTACGGACGCAGTACGGACACGGGAGACGGTTTTACGATGGCAAAAGCGATCGGCATAGATACGATTAACCTCGACTGCGTAAAAGTCTACGCACAGGGCGTAGAAACAACTCCCGGAAGAGCGCTTGCGGCGACGGCATCTTCTACGGCCGCTTCCAACGGGCACGGAACGATATACGTAAATACAAAGGGTGTTCGCGTCGTAAATGAAACGGGAACGCTCGCGGCACAGACGGAAGCGACCGTAGCGCAGAGCGACAAAATCCTGTATCTCTTAATGGACGAAGATGCATACCGCGCATACGTGGCAAAGAGCCTTGAAGACAAACTCGTCGCATCCGAAAGCGATATCGACAATTGGTACAATATTTCAAACGACGGCAAACCCGTAATCGCAAAGAGCGCAAATCTTGACGAGCTGGCAAAAACTATGGGCATAGACGCAAGAGCATTGCAGACAACCGTCGCAACATACAACGACAACTGTGCAAAGGGAGCCGATCCCGAATTCGGCAAGAAAAACCCCGTCGCTCTTGCATCGGGCGGCACATACTACATCGTAGAACAGCGTCCGCGCTTTTCCACGACCTTGGGCGGTTTAAAAGCCGATGCTTCCATGCAGCTGCTCTCAGGCGGAAAACCCGTTAAAAACTTATACGGAGCCGGAAGCGTTGTAGGCGGTGCAAACGGCCGCGACTCGATGACCGCGATGATGAATTCATGGGCGATCGGTTCGGGACGCATCGCGGGTGAAAGCGCTGCAAAAAACGCAGGTAAATAA
- the uvrA gene encoding excinuclease ABC subunit UvrA, whose protein sequence is MASSASYQLKKYAKNIAPVTGEKISIRGAREHNLQNVDIDLPRNKLVVLSGLSGSGKSSLAFDTLFAEGQRRYMESLSSYARQFLGTMDKPDVDLIEGLSPAISIEQKSTNKNPRSTVGTITEIYDYYRLLFARIGHAHCPNCGREIAEQSIDQIIDTMMSWPEGTKVQILSPVVRGKKGEHQKVFEDARKAGFARARVDGVMADLEDTVKLDKQKKHTIEIVVDRIIISPSVRKRLADSVETALKSSNGTIIVTKKNDAAGGEASSEAEVFFSQKNACPSCGISIPELQPRLFSFNNPFGACPECTGLGEKMEFDLNLMIPDESKSFDEWAILPYNPSSAWNTARMQGLADAYKFTLSTPIEKLTKKQRDALLYGTKDAIHWEYEKQSGEGYSVYDQAWPGLFDDMKRRYTEAWGDQMKTNLEKYMSHRECAACRGKRLRPEALGVTVGGKNIWEITELSVLDSIDFFDKIRLTKSESEIASQVLKEIRSRLRFLKNVGLDYLTLERAAETLSGGEAQRIRLATQIGSALVGVMYILDEPSIGLHQRDNQKLIDTLTYLRDAGNTVIVVEHDEQTLRTADYLVDLGPAAGVHGGRVVAAGTPEQVSRVAESVTGQYLAGKLRMAIPAKRRGGNGSCIELTGAAEHNLKNVSVKIPLGTFTCITGVSGSGKSTLLSDVLYPALSNKLMRTKYSVGKFEKIEGVSNIDKVINIDQSPIGRTPRSNPATYVGLFSGIRDLFASLPEAKARGYGPGRFSFNVKGGRCENCQGAGTIVIEMNFLPDVYIQCDVCGGKRFNKETLDVTYKGKNINDVLNMTIEEACDFFAGIPHVARKLETLKSVGLGYIRLGQSALTLSGGEAQRVKLATELARTSTGKTMYILDEPTTGLHFADVMLLMEVIQRLVDAGNTVIMIEHNLDVICQADWIIDLGPEGGFRGGNVIATGTPEEVAEVKQSYTGSYIKEMLEREKRRPAVKKSTRKK, encoded by the coding sequence ATGGCATCATCCGCATCTTATCAATTGAAAAAATATGCGAAAAATATCGCGCCCGTCACGGGCGAAAAAATAAGTATCAGAGGCGCGCGCGAGCACAATCTGCAAAACGTCGACATCGATTTGCCGCGCAATAAACTCGTCGTGCTTTCCGGTCTTTCAGGTTCGGGAAAATCTTCTCTCGCGTTCGACACGCTCTTTGCCGAAGGGCAGCGGCGTTATATGGAAAGCCTTTCGTCGTACGCGCGCCAGTTTTTGGGTACGATGGACAAACCCGACGTCGATTTGATCGAAGGGCTTTCGCCTGCGATTTCGATCGAACAAAAATCGACGAACAAAAACCCCCGTTCGACGGTCGGCACGATCACCGAAATCTACGATTATTATCGCCTTCTCTTTGCACGCATCGGGCATGCACACTGTCCGAATTGCGGACGCGAAATCGCCGAACAGTCGATCGACCAAATCATCGACACGATGATGAGCTGGCCGGAGGGTACGAAGGTGCAGATACTTTCGCCGGTGGTGCGCGGAAAAAAAGGCGAACATCAAAAAGTGTTCGAAGACGCGCGAAAGGCGGGTTTTGCGCGCGCGCGGGTGGACGGCGTTATGGCCGATTTGGAAGATACGGTCAAACTCGACAAGCAAAAAAAACACACGATTGAAATCGTCGTCGACAGAATTATCATTTCGCCTTCCGTGCGCAAGCGTTTGGCGGATTCGGTTGAAACCGCGCTCAAAAGTTCGAACGGTACCATCATCGTCACGAAAAAAAACGATGCTGCAGGCGGGGAAGCATCTTCGGAAGCCGAAGTGTTTTTTTCGCAAAAGAACGCGTGCCCCTCCTGCGGTATTTCGATTCCCGAACTGCAGCCGCGCCTCTTTTCATTTAACAATCCTTTCGGTGCTTGTCCCGAATGCACCGGTTTGGGCGAAAAGATGGAATTCGATTTGAATCTGATGATTCCCGACGAATCGAAATCTTTCGACGAGTGGGCTATCCTTCCGTACAATCCTTCGTCCGCGTGGAATACGGCGCGCATGCAGGGGCTGGCGGACGCGTATAAATTTACGCTGTCGACGCCGATCGAAAAATTGACAAAAAAGCAGAGAGATGCGCTTTTGTACGGCACGAAAGACGCTATCCACTGGGAATACGAAAAGCAGAGCGGGGAAGGGTATTCTGTGTACGATCAGGCGTGGCCGGGTCTCTTCGACGATATGAAGCGGCGCTACACGGAAGCGTGGGGCGACCAGATGAAGACGAACCTCGAAAAATACATGTCGCACCGCGAATGCGCCGCGTGCCGCGGAAAAAGACTGCGCCCCGAAGCGCTCGGAGTGACGGTCGGCGGAAAAAATATTTGGGAAATCACCGAACTTTCCGTCCTCGATTCGATCGATTTTTTCGACAAGATACGATTGACGAAATCCGAAAGTGAAATCGCGTCCCAAGTTTTAAAAGAGATACGCTCGCGCCTGCGCTTTTTGAAAAACGTCGGACTCGATTACCTCACGCTTGAGCGTGCGGCGGAAACGCTGTCGGGAGGCGAAGCGCAGCGGATCAGGCTTGCCACGCAGATCGGAAGCGCCCTCGTCGGCGTCATGTACATACTTGACGAACCGTCGATCGGACTGCATCAGCGGGACAATCAAAAACTGATCGACACGCTGACATATCTCCGCGACGCGGGCAATACGGTTATCGTCGTCGAACACGACGAACAGACGCTTCGAACCGCGGACTACCTCGTCGACTTGGGACCTGCGGCGGGCGTGCACGGAGGCCGCGTCGTTGCGGCGGGAACGCCCGAACAGGTTTCGCGCGTCGCCGAAAGCGTTACGGGGCAATACCTCGCGGGAAAATTGCGCATGGCGATTCCGGCAAAACGGAGGGGTGGCAACGGGAGCTGTATCGAACTTACGGGAGCGGCCGAGCACAATCTGAAAAACGTTTCCGTAAAGATTCCCCTCGGCACTTTTACGTGCATAACGGGCGTTTCGGGATCCGGCAAATCGACGCTGCTTTCCGACGTGCTCTATCCCGCGCTCAGCAATAAGCTTATGCGCACAAAATACTCTGTCGGCAAATTCGAAAAGATCGAAGGCGTTTCGAATATCGACAAAGTTATCAATATTGATCAAAGCCCCATCGGGCGCACGCCTCGGTCGAACCCCGCGACATACGTCGGGCTTTTCAGCGGCATACGCGATCTCTTTGCATCTCTTCCCGAAGCGAAAGCGCGAGGCTACGGCCCGGGGAGGTTCAGCTTTAACGTAAAAGGCGGCAGGTGCGAAAATTGTCAAGGAGCGGGGACTATCGTTATCGAAATGAATTTTTTGCCCGACGTGTACATTCAGTGCGACGTCTGCGGCGGAAAGCGATTTAACAAAGAGACGCTCGACGTAACGTATAAGGGCAAAAACATCAACGACGTGCTCAATATGACGATCGAAGAAGCGTGCGATTTTTTTGCGGGCATCCCGCACGTCGCGCGCAAACTCGAAACGCTGAAGTCGGTCGGTCTCGGCTATATCCGGCTCGGACAGTCGGCGCTTACACTTTCCGGCGGAGAAGCGCAGCGCGTAAAGCTTGCGACCGAACTCGCGCGCACTTCGACGGGCAAAACGATGTACATACTCGACGAACCGACGACCGGTTTGCACTTTGCCGACGTCATGCTGCTCATGGAAGTGATTCAGCGCCTCGTCGACGCGGGCAATACGGTGATCATGATCGAGCACAACCTCGACGTTATCTGCCAAGCCGATTGGATAATCGATTTGGGGCCGGAAGGCGGTTTCCGCGGCGGCAACGTTATCGCGACAGGGACGCCCGAAGAAGTCGCCGAAGTCAAGCAGTCGTATACGGGTTCTTATATCAAAGAGATGCTCGAACGTGAAAAGCGCCGTCCCGCCGTAAAAAAATCGACACGGAAAAAATGA
- a CDS encoding tRNA 2-thiocytidine biosynthesis TtcA family protein, with protein MASHPKLQSLIDKAVFDYAMIEDGDRILVGASGGKDSTALVEYFALRSLRPDCNFSYKAVAVQSDFAPAFPEGIAHLFCERGVPFEIIGVDVLARLKKGQKMNCWWCSTQRRTELLNYAIEHKFNKIALGHHLDDILETLLMNMLERGELSTMPPKLSYKNYPVTILRPLCYVGEKTLVDYARLKGFASSVCTCDYQDNSGRKKARLLLEGLTDGNDAKKMRLFLSLKNIRSEYLP; from the coding sequence ATGGCTTCTCATCCGAAACTGCAAAGTCTTATCGATAAAGCCGTTTTCGATTACGCGATGATCGAAGACGGCGACCGCATCCTCGTGGGCGCGTCGGGCGGAAAGGATTCGACCGCGCTCGTTGAGTATTTTGCGCTCCGCTCCCTGCGCCCCGATTGTAATTTTTCATATAAAGCCGTCGCCGTACAAAGCGATTTTGCACCCGCTTTTCCCGAAGGCATCGCGCACTTATTTTGCGAGCGGGGAGTGCCCTTTGAAATCATCGGCGTCGACGTGCTCGCTCGGCTCAAAAAGGGACAAAAGATGAACTGCTGGTGGTGTTCGACGCAGCGGCGGACGGAACTTTTGAATTATGCGATCGAACATAAATTTAATAAAATCGCGCTCGGTCATCACCTCGACGATATCCTCGAAACGCTTCTCATGAATATGCTCGAGCGGGGCGAACTTTCAACGATGCCGCCGAAACTTTCGTATAAAAATTATCCCGTTACGATTTTGCGCCCGCTGTGCTATGTCGGCGAAAAAACGCTCGTCGATTATGCCCGGCTGAAAGGTTTTGCATCTTCCGTCTGTACCTGCGATTATCAGGATAATTCGGGAAGAAAAAAAGCGCGCCTTTTGCTCGAAGGGCTTACCGACGGAAACGATGCGAAAAAGATGCGCCTCTTTTTATCGCTGAAAAACATCCGAAGCGAATACCTGCCGTAG
- the eda gene encoding bifunctional 4-hydroxy-2-oxoglutarate aldolase/2-dehydro-3-deoxy-phosphogluconate aldolase: protein MFEKEYDVLHKTGIVPVVALDSPDDAVPLATALLKGGITAMEITFRNPSDYEGTARAIRDVHEKVSAMTVGAGTVTSVDLAKAAIDSGAKFIVSPGFKEDVVDYSIAHGIVTYPGVSTASEITAAAAKGLSVLKFFPAEISGGVAALKAFAGPFPRIKFLPSGGLNLDNMGNYFALSNVAAVSGSWMVKGSLIKAKQWDEITRLSKEAVEASLGFGFAHVGINFHGDGECAEGVKEFEAFGFKGVEGKSSWFCGTEFELMKNGVKGKNGHIGILTYNIERALAYLADRGFKPVADSAQWTGEAEKSPLKFIYLDKEINGFAVHLKKR from the coding sequence ATGTTTGAAAAAGAATACGATGTATTGCATAAGACGGGTATCGTTCCCGTCGTAGCGCTTGATTCGCCGGATGACGCAGTTCCGCTTGCGACGGCTCTCCTCAAAGGCGGCATCACCGCGATGGAGATCACGTTCCGCAACCCGTCCGATTATGAAGGGACCGCACGCGCGATACGCGACGTACACGAAAAAGTTTCCGCGATGACTGTCGGAGCCGGTACCGTGACGAGCGTCGATCTTGCAAAAGCTGCGATCGATTCGGGAGCGAAGTTTATCGTCTCTCCGGGATTTAAAGAAGACGTCGTCGATTATTCCATTGCGCACGGTATCGTCACGTACCCCGGAGTTTCTACGGCGAGCGAAATTACGGCGGCCGCTGCAAAAGGACTTTCCGTGCTCAAATTTTTCCCTGCAGAAATTTCAGGCGGCGTCGCTGCGCTCAAAGCCTTTGCCGGTCCCTTTCCGCGTATAAAATTTCTTCCGAGCGGCGGATTGAATCTCGACAATATGGGAAATTATTTTGCGCTGTCGAACGTCGCGGCCGTTTCCGGCAGCTGGATGGTGAAAGGCAGCCTTATCAAAGCGAAACAATGGGATGAAATTACGCGCTTGTCGAAAGAAGCGGTCGAAGCTTCTCTCGGATTCGGTTTTGCTCATGTCGGCATCAATTTTCACGGAGACGGTGAATGTGCGGAAGGTGTCAAAGAATTCGAAGCGTTCGGCTTTAAAGGCGTCGAAGGAAAATCGTCGTGGTTTTGCGGAACCGAATTCGAATTGATGAAAAACGGCGTAAAGGGCAAAAACGGACACATCGGAATTTTGACCTACAATATTGAACGCGCTCTCGCATACCTTGCCGATCGCGGTTTTAAACCCGTCGCCGACAGCGCGCAGTGGACGGGAGAGGCGGAAAAGTCGCCGCTGAAATTCATCTATCTCGACAAAGAGATCAACGGTTTTGCCGTCCATTTGAAAAAGCGCTGA
- a CDS encoding YraN family protein: protein MSISKKSIGKAGEAKAARYLTEKGYSIVARNWQTKSGEIDIIALSNDVLVFAEVKTLPNGNADMLSHVLDGRKQKKIIETSKRFLAINRQYSKHYIRYDVIVVDMPSLPAVYHIENAFSELV, encoded by the coding sequence GTGAGCATTTCAAAAAAATCGATCGGAAAAGCGGGAGAAGCAAAAGCCGCGCGTTATTTGACCGAAAAAGGCTATTCGATCGTCGCGCGAAATTGGCAGACAAAAAGCGGCGAAATCGATATAATAGCTTTGTCGAACGACGTGCTCGTTTTTGCCGAAGTGAAGACGCTTCCGAACGGAAACGCCGATATGTTGTCGCACGTACTCGACGGCCGGAAACAAAAAAAAATTATAGAAACGTCTAAACGTTTTCTCGCAATCAATCGACAATATAGTAAGCACTATATCAGATACGATGTGATTGTTGTGGATATGCCGTCTTTGCCGGCCGTATATCACATTGAAAACGCTTTTTCGGAGCTTGTATGA
- a CDS encoding phosphohydrolase codes for MAGFLKLTQNDIKEGMRFSAPVFFDDGRNMFLAAGKPAKPYHLAALKNWKVPFLLTVGHVLSQAEIDAQANANLEDVDELEPVDDDMPVNA; via the coding sequence ATGGCCGGTTTTTTAAAACTTACGCAAAACGATATTAAAGAGGGTATGCGTTTTTCCGCGCCGGTATTTTTTGACGACGGAAGAAACATGTTTCTCGCCGCGGGAAAGCCGGCGAAACCGTATCATCTTGCCGCGCTTAAAAATTGGAAGGTTCCGTTTTTGCTCACCGTGGGGCACGTGCTTTCGCAGGCGGAAATCGACGCGCAGGCGAATGCGAATCTCGAAGACGTGGACGAGCTCGAACCCGTCGACGACGATATGCCGGTAAACGCGTAA
- a CDS encoding EscU/YscU/HrcU family type III secretion system export apparatus switch protein, with amino-acid sequence MKKAVALKYPEGAPSPFITASARGEAAERLAEIAKESGIAVVENANLADVLTLGEIGSYVPEETWSVLAGIFAFVLQAQAKKR; translated from the coding sequence ATGAAAAAAGCGGTCGCGCTGAAGTACCCTGAAGGAGCGCCTTCGCCTTTTATAACGGCGTCCGCTCGGGGCGAAGCGGCTGAACGGCTTGCCGAAATAGCAAAAGAGAGCGGCATCGCCGTCGTTGAAAATGCGAACCTCGCCGATGTTTTGACGCTTGGGGAAATCGGCTCCTATGTGCCGGAAGAAACGTGGAGCGTACTCGCGGGGATATTCGCCTTTGTGCTGCAAGCGCAGGCTAAAAAACGATAA
- the trmD gene encoding tRNA (guanosine(37)-N1)-methyltransferase TrmD — protein sequence MQFTVLTLFPDILRAYFENSIMAKAVEKGIVSCVLTDIRDFARDKHRSCDDGPYGGGAGQLMLAEPLGEALDSVEAYKKRVIYVTPGGKPFTQAKALELSRESEIVIICGRYEGIDQRIIDRYVDEEISIGDYVMSSGEVAAEVVIDTVYRLIDGVISAESLDEESYSGGLLEYPQYTRPQNYRGEEVPEVLRSGNHEAIRAWRLRKSVAKTLANRPDLIASARSAGTLSSEAEKIIKEITEQVSLKTAGKKKQAKRTRKAGD from the coding sequence ATGCAATTTACCGTGCTGACCTTATTCCCGGATATCCTGCGCGCGTACTTCGAAAATTCGATTATGGCGAAAGCGGTTGAAAAGGGAATTGTTTCCTGCGTCTTGACGGATATCAGGGATTTTGCCCGCGATAAACACCGCTCCTGTGACGACGGTCCGTACGGCGGAGGTGCGGGGCAGCTTATGCTCGCCGAGCCGCTCGGAGAAGCGCTGGACAGCGTAGAGGCGTACAAAAAGCGCGTCATCTATGTGACGCCCGGAGGAAAGCCTTTTACGCAGGCGAAAGCGCTTGAGTTGAGCAGGGAAAGCGAAATCGTCATTATCTGCGGACGGTACGAAGGGATCGACCAGCGGATAATCGATCGATATGTCGACGAAGAGATTTCGATCGGGGATTACGTTATGTCGAGCGGAGAGGTTGCGGCGGAAGTCGTCATCGACACGGTGTACCGCCTGATCGACGGCGTCATTTCGGCGGAATCGCTTGACGAAGAAAGCTATTCGGGCGGACTGCTTGAATATCCGCAGTATACGCGGCCGCAGAATTATCGGGGAGAAGAAGTACCCGAAGTGCTGCGGTCGGGAAACCACGAAGCGATACGCGCGTGGCGGCTGCGAAAGAGCGTTGCGAAAACGCTTGCCAATCGGCCGGACTTGATAGCGTCTGCGCGCAGCGCGGGTACGCTTTCATCGGAAGCCGAAAAAATTATTAAGGAAATTACGGAGCAGGTTTCGCTTAAAACCGCCGGAAAAAAGAAGCAGGCGAAACGGACTCGGAAAGCTGGAGACTGA
- the rimM gene encoding ribosome maturation factor RimM (Essential for efficient processing of 16S rRNA) — protein sequence MKDQLAVGFIRGPHGITGECKVESASGAYEHIVSLKDVTLRHGEKTERHRVESADRGGTCVLMKLAGIDSPEAVRKYSGWEVVVPREYAYPLQKGEWYIEDLKDCSLVYERKNGSAASAAPVETIGKITDVLEGGAAQLLEVRISEACSVLADDVKRTVSGKPKTVYVPFTEEHIGAVDIEGKTVELMHLWILE from the coding sequence ATGAAAGATCAGCTTGCAGTCGGCTTTATCCGCGGTCCGCATGGGATTACGGGTGAATGTAAAGTGGAGAGTGCTTCCGGCGCGTACGAACACATCGTTTCGCTCAAGGATGTCACTTTACGGCACGGCGAGAAAACCGAACGGCACAGAGTCGAATCTGCCGACCGGGGCGGTACCTGCGTGCTTATGAAATTGGCGGGGATCGATTCTCCCGAAGCGGTGCGAAAGTACAGCGGATGGGAAGTGGTCGTGCCGCGCGAGTATGCATATCCTTTGCAAAAAGGAGAATGGTACATCGAAGATTTGAAAGATTGTTCTCTCGTATATGAGAGGAAAAACGGATCGGCGGCTTCGGCCGCGCCTGTCGAAACGATAGGCAAGATCACGGACGTATTGGAAGGCGGAGCGGCGCAGCTTTTGGAAGTGCGCATCTCCGAGGCTTGCAGCGTTCTTGCGGACGATGTCAAACGCACCGTTTCGGGAAAACCGAAAACGGTCTATGTTCCTTTTACAGAGGAGCATATCGGCGCGGTCGATATCGAAGGCAAAACGGTGGAGCTGATGCACCTCTGGATTCTGGAGTGA
- a CDS encoding KH domain-containing protein has translation MEKDLIEYIAKSLVDDPSAVSVTEAEGERGPVLQLKVAESDIGKVIGKYGRIAKAMRTVLSASAARDGNHYSLDILD, from the coding sequence ATGGAAAAGGATTTAATCGAATATATTGCAAAGTCGCTTGTCGATGATCCTTCCGCGGTTTCGGTGACCGAAGCGGAGGGCGAACGCGGGCCTGTTTTGCAGCTGAAAGTGGCCGAAAGCGATATCGGTAAAGTGATCGGCAAATACGGCCGTATCGCAAAAGCGATGCGCACGGTGTTGAGCGCATCGGCGGCGAGGGACGGAAATCACTACAGTCTCGATATCTTAGACTGA
- the rpsP gene encoding 30S ribosomal protein S16, with amino-acid sequence MVKIRLKKFGTQKRPYYRVVVMDERSPRDGRAIEEIGTYMPIEAAEKQINIDVERAKYWLGVGAQPTDIVGKLLNKQIRSAK; translated from the coding sequence GTGGTCAAAATCAGACTGAAAAAGTTCGGTACGCAAAAACGTCCTTACTATCGCGTCGTTGTCATGGATGAGCGTTCTCCGCGCGACGGCCGGGCGATCGAAGAAATCGGTACCTATATGCCGATCGAAGCTGCTGAAAAGCAGATCAACATCGACGTCGAACGCGCAAAGTATTGGCTCGGGGTCGGTGCACAGCCGACGGACATTGTCGGTAAGCTGCTCAACAAACAGATCCGTTCCGCAAAGTGA
- a CDS encoding CatB-related O-acetyltransferase, with protein sequence MFINRIKLYLFKRLYRKHNTHNETCIANFCDISRIHVGKKTYGTLHVVDSTPEDVKLVIGSYCSIAEGVQFLLGGEHEVHTISTYPFKVKVFEYTSEAGTKGSIIVQDDVWIGINAIICSGVTIGQGAIIAAGAVVAKDVAPYTIVGGNPAKVIKYRFDEGIRNKLLGIDIVRLFDGFVKDDISFIYQKLDENKLDIVLKKYGVR encoded by the coding sequence ATGTTTATAAATCGTATAAAACTCTATCTTTTTAAAAGGCTCTATAGAAAACATAATACACATAATGAAACGTGTATTGCTAATTTTTGTGATATTTCCAGAATACATGTAGGCAAAAAAACATACGGAACACTGCATGTTGTTGATTCTACTCCTGAAGATGTAAAATTGGTTATAGGAAGTTACTGTTCTATTGCCGAAGGCGTACAATTTTTACTTGGCGGTGAGCATGAAGTCCATACTATTTCAACTTATCCCTTTAAGGTAAAAGTGTTTGAGTATACATCTGAGGCTGGTACAAAGGGGAGTATTATTGTGCAGGATGATGTATGGATAGGTATTAATGCTATTATCTGTTCAGGAGTGACGATAGGGCAGGGTGCTATTATTGCTGCGGGGGCTGTCGTTGCAAAGGATGTTGCGCCGTATACGATTGTCGGCGGTAATCCGGCAAAGGTTATAAAGTATCGGTTTGATGAAGGAATAAGAAACAAATTATTGGGTATAGATATAGTTAGGTTGTTTGATGGATTTGTTAAGGATGATATATCTTTTATTTATCAAAAATTAGATGAAAATAAATTGGATATTGTATTGAAGAAATATGGTGTTAGATAA